TATATTTATTTTTTCTCATTAGCAACAAAAAACTAATTAAAGTGTGTGTCAAAAGTTAGGTGAATAATATGCTGACAATTGCACGTACCTAATTAAATCCCTCGTTTTGCTTTAAAAATGGTAAAATTGCTGCAAAATTGGATAAAATTAAAAGCCTCCATAAAAATAGGAGGCTTTTTAGCCCTTTCCATAAATGATTTCAATAATTCTTGTCAAATCTTCCTCACTGTAATATTCTATTTGTATAATTCCTCTATCTTTACTTCTTTGAGATATTTTTACTTTTGTTCCTAAAAAACTGCATAAATTATCTTCTATTTCCTTAACATGCACATCTATCTTGTCCAACTTTAGCTTTTTCGTGATTTTTTCATTTTTACGCAATAGATTCTTTACTAAATTTTCTGTTTCTCTTACATTTAAATTTTCTTCAACAACTTTTTTTGCTGCTTCATACTGTAAACTTTTATTTGGTAAAGAAAGTATAACCTTTGCATGGCCTATTGTTATATCACCTTTCACTAACATTTCTTGCACTCTATCGTCGAGATTGAGAAGTCTTATGCTATTTGCAATTACCGAACGGCTCTTGCCAATTTTTTTAGATATCTCTTCTTGTGTAAGATTAAATTGTTCTATCAATGCTTTATATGCTTTAGCTTCCTCGATGGGATTTAAATCTTCCCTTTGCAAATTCTCAATCAAGGCTATTTCCATAATCTGTAAATCATCAAAATCCTTCACAATTGCTGGTATTTCCGAAAGTCCCGCAATTTTAGCAGCTCTCCAACGTCTTTCCCCTGCTACTATTTGATATCCAGAATCTACCTTTCTTACTATAATTGGCTGAATAACTCCATGTTGTTTAATAGATTCTGCTAATTCTTTTAAACTTTCTTCATCAAATTGTTTTCTCGGTTGGTATTGATTGGGATGAATATAGGCTATATTTATCGTTTCTACCCCTTGCAGTTCTTCTGTTTGATATTCCGGTATAAGAGCCTGTAATCCTCTACCTAGCCCCTTTTTACCAGCCATTTCATCACCACCTTTGTAAATTTTTCATATCCCTGCCCTTTCTATCACTTCTAATGCCAATTCATCATAAGCCTCTGCTCCTTTAGAATTAGGGTCATATATAGAAATTGGTTTTCCGAAACTTGGTGCTTCTCCTAAGCGAATATTTCGTGGAATAATCGTTCTATAAACTTTGTCTTTAAAAAATT
The sequence above is a segment of the Thermoanaerobacter ethanolicus JW 200 genome. Coding sequences within it:
- a CDS encoding ParB/RepB/Spo0J family partition protein; protein product: MAGKKGLGRGLQALIPEYQTEELQGVETINIAYIHPNQYQPRKQFDEESLKELAESIKQHGVIQPIIVRKVDSGYQIVAGERRWRAAKIAGLSEIPAIVKDFDDLQIMEIALIENLQREDLNPIEEAKAYKALIEQFNLTQEEISKKIGKSRSVIANSIRLLNLDDRVQEMLVKGDITIGHAKVILSLPNKSLQYEAAKKVVEENLNVRETENLVKNLLRKNEKITKKLKLDKIDVHVKEIEDNLCSFLGTKVKISQRSKDRGIIQIEYYSEEDLTRIIEIIYGKG